The genomic window gtatttatgtaataATTATATCATCATTTATACTTTAAACTGTATGAACAGTATAAATGGTATGAACAGCTCTGTAATACAGTAGTTTTTAGTTCTAACCGTCAAAAAAGTCTGCTAGAGGGCCCTTAGCGCTGACGAGTGGATcacatgatttatttatttttttacagacgATATTGGTTCAGTGCAGTGACTACGTCATCGTCATTATTGTTGTGATATTGGCCTtttcattggaaaaaaaaagagaggctgaTTGGGCTGAATTTTGTCTGAATACTTTTTCTTCGCACACGGGCTCCTAAATACACTTTACAGTTCACACAGGGGCTCCTAAATACACTTTACAGTTCACACAGGGGCTCCTAAATACACTTTACAGTTCACACACGGGCTCCTAAATACACTTTACAGTTCACACACGGGCTCCTAAATACACTTCACAGTTCACACACGGCTATTTTTAGTTGCAAATGCGAGTGAAATGCTCGCACTGTGGAGACCGATTGAACTTGAGGGCTCATCTCACATTACCTGCATTTGCTGCATTACCTGGAGTTACCTGCATTACCTGGAGTTACCAGGAGACGAGTTGTACTACTGTCGTAAAAGGACAGTTACTGTACGAGGTCTTGAGCTACTTGCGGGCTTCAGAAACAATGTTATCAGAGTCAACatatgtacaaaaataaaagtatgttaaataaattttaaaaattataaaataatgtgaaataaataaatatcgaTACTTTGTGCTGCTGTATCGATATAATATCTGGCCCGTACAATATTGCGATACTACACTGTATCGattttttctctcacctctagtatgtgtacagtacagtaatatacagtgtgtacagtaatatacagtatgtgcacagtgcagtaaagtaatatacagtatgtgcatagtgcagtacagtaatatacagtatgtgtacagtacagtacagtaatatacagtgcagtacagtaatATGCAGTATGTGCATAGTGCATTACagtaatatacagtatgtgcacagtgcagtacagtattatacagtatgtatattaCTGAGGTGAGTCTCAGGTATTTAGACCTGCTCTTTGTGGCTGGGCTGCATCAGCAGCTGTTGTAATTTCTGCAGTGCTGGCTATGCAGGTATTACTAATGGATACGCCTGTTAGATAAGGACAGAGCAAACGcttcagggagagagtgggTTGGTTTTGCAGTAACACTAACACTAGAGGAGACCTGAATGGCTTTTCTCTGGCTCACATGGAAAATGCatggagaatgagagacaaagagaacgTCCTAGGAAATCATGTGTGGTCCTGGAAAATTATTTCAAGATTCTCCTATTTTCCCTCAGCTGAGATTGAACTGCCAGGCTATCCATGAGAGCCCCCCAAAACGGAGAACACTGCCATCTGAAAGGGCTAAGTTATGTTCAGGATCATATGAACGGTCAGATGGTAGTTTATGGACAAGAGGATTTTGAGTAGGCTGCTCTTGGTTATGTTGTGGCAATGCAGTGAACACAGCCCCAAGTCACGTCATGTCTGAGGAGCTGTATGAATGTGTCTGAGGTATTggttgggttttgtgtgtgtgtgtgtctgtgtctgtctgtctgtctgcctgttagAAGCTTTAGTGAGGAGCTGCATGTATGGATGAGGTAttggttggggtgtgtgtgtgtgtgtgtgtgtgtctaagccctcgtatgtttttgtttttgtgtctgagtTAGGGATGTGTGATATTGACAAAAATGATATTACGCTAACCCTAACTTGTGGTGCAGTGACCATGTACACCTATACTAGCACACTGCATGTTCTCTCAATGCGCACACACAGTGGTCTGTCCTACTAGGCTACACGACGCAGTGAATGCGTGGACTCCAAAGCTGTGTTCTTGATTGGTTTTTGCCAAGTGAGTGACATACTCGATAATGTCAGCGCACATTGTTAAAACAACGATTAAGATATTATTGTAGACGATATATATCGTGCACACCCCTAGTCTGAGGTAttggttggggtgtgtgtgtgtgtgtgtgtgtgcgtgggacGCATTGGTTCTGTCTATCATTGTTGCATGGCGGAATGCCCACAGCACTTGGAGAAAGAGGGACTGGGAATTGTAATATACCGTGAAGTCCTAGTGGACAGGAAAACTCCCCTCTGGAATCCATCCACAGGAATTCCAGAGACATGAGTATTGCTCCCAAGCCATTCAAACAAGTGGGTGAATTAAATAAACTAGGGTTGTGGAAAATAACCTCCTGACACATTCCCAGTATCCGACTGTTAGCAGTGAAGGTAGATCCCTGAGCATCCAGGGTGCTTTATGGAGGAATACTGTCAGCCTCTGTGTCTGCTGCCTCTGTGTCTACTGCTCCACTTACAGAGATTCCTTTTTTGTCAGACGGAGCTGTGTTTCTCAaacctgctcctgggggacccctgctctgcacgttttccatctttacCAGCTCTACccacctgactgaactcatcagtagctcttttgattggctgagcacacctgatttaatcaagagcatgttaatcacactaatcaggtgtgtttggagcaaggatagatagaagatatgcagagcatgggtcccccaggagcaggattgaaaACCACTGAGGCAGAGGATTCACAGTCAGCGATTGAATATCACCGCACTTCAGCCCTGGGCTTCCTTAATAGGTGTTTTATCACATTGCAGTGTTTGAGAAGAGACACTGGTAAGAAGTGTGGATGTTTCAGTCTCTGttgctttgttatttttaataacTGGAGTATGACGTCTTCACTGCTGCTTCTCTTAAGAAAATAACTCCCGCCCAACTGAAGTGAAGCTGTGTGAGTGTCATTTTCGAATCAAAAAGTGTTTTGAATGCTAGTCTGTGCATAAATAATTTGGATTATAACTTGCATCTGTGACGTAACATGAGATTAGAAGCTGCCTCGTTCCTGAACATCCATATGGCTttacacacatgtgcagtgCCAATACATGACTTTGTAAGGAAGCTGATATGCACTGAATACCTGGTAACTCCTAGAGCCTATTGTGATGCATCATATCTGCCTGAATCATGAGGGCCGTGTTTGATGATTGTCTCAGACCTAGTCAGGCACCTAGGAGCCGAGCTGAAGATCAGAGCTTAATTATCACACTGCCACAGGGAGCCTGTCTCAGGCCAAAACAAATGCTCATATGtgttgtctgatttttttaCAGTTACCTATCCGTTTACATGCTATGTAACAAGAATATCGTGTGTGCTTTCTTCATTCACCACAGTCTTTTTGTCCTTCAGgatttgtttttatatgttcTGGACAAAGGCATTGATATACAGCAACAGTGATAGCTGTTTAATGGCAGCAGAGGGGTAACAGAGAGAATTAGGTCCAGCCAAGTTTCCTCCCATAGCACAATGGCCTCTGTCTGTGCAGTAAGactgctgttttcctctggCATTGGAGGTGGCAGTTTCCATGGTGATGCATTGAAGTTTATGGTGACTGATGTCAGGCAGAGGGCACTTCTGAAGCCTGATTTTCATACTGATGGTGTGTGAGGACTCTCACAGGCAGATTTGAATGTGGACTTTCTGTACTCATTATGGTTTGCTTCTGCTGAGAAAGTCCACTTGACTTCAAGAAGGTtctagaggaaaaaaatgcacGTTGTCAGAGTTCTTACTGTACACATCCTTGTTGTGTTGGTGAGGATGTTTATTAATGAGGAAATGATTCTCTGCCTGCTGTGACTGATCTTGCAGAGAACTATTGTAATGTTGcttggctgagagagagaaccagagcagaAATAGccagcagaggagagaactgCCAAGCTTGGGTAAACTCCAGGAGTCAGCAAAGCCCTGAGCACCCACTCCAGGTCACTGTGGACACTGGCCAAGTTCCGCCCCACACTGAGAGACTCTGGGCTAGTGAGGGGAGAAAAGTTTGTCACTAATTTCATTTGTGCTGCAGCACTAGAGAGAGAAGattttcacagctgtgaaaatgTGGGCCTAAAGACATGTCATCATATTATGTACCATCGTAAAttgtaatgttttctgtcaggaatatgttgtttttgtttgacccTGAAAGCAAAACTCACAATCAGTAATatcaaagaaatcaaaagtCCTTCTAACCCTTCtatattaaaaaataactgtttttatgagaatccatcctttttttttccctatgacTTGTAAACGGGGGTGACTACAGTGGGCTAACAGTAATGGGAGGGCTTCTTTCCCACCCCTCAAGACCAACGGGCTTCTGTACCAACAGGCGTCTTTACCAACAAGCCCTTTACCAACGGGCTTCTGTACCAACGGGCGTCTTTACCAACAAGCCCTTTACCAACGGGCGTCTTTACCAACGGGTTTCTTTACCAACGGGTTTCTTTACCAACGGGCGTCTTTACCAACGGGTTTCTTTACCAACAAGCCCTTTACCAACCTTCTCTTTACCAACAGGCGTCTTTACCAACAAGCCCTTTACCAACCTTCTCTTTACCAACAGGCATCTTTACCAACAagccggttctctaacctttaggccacagctGCCTTGGGGGGTGGGCAGAGTCCTGCATGAATCTCTCTAGCCTTTAGATTTTCATATGATCTCACATGTCAAAGGTCCAGACTGTGTTTAATTGTATACGGTGGCTGTGTGCTTTTTCTTCAAAATCACTCTTCTAAGCAGAGCTTTGTGATCATGTGACCTGAAATGCACTCATCACCTTAGGGGAGCACGTCCTTCTGTTTTCCCTAAATAAAAGCTttagtcattttgttttcactgtgttaaaATAGTTttgagtctgtgcatgtgccCAGAGAAGCTCAGCTCTGTAATGAGCAGGTGGAGGTGCAGGTGGTCTGGGCCAGTGCACTGGGACATGCAGATTAGATCCTCCTGTTTGATTTGGCTGGGACTCTAACGTGTGTTTGATCCAGGTAATGCTGGTATGAGTGAAAAAGGGTGTAAGGTATGAGAGCCTGGATTCAGGCATTTGGCGAAAGCTGTTTGTTAGAAGTATGATTAGTTTATTGTTGTGTTTAACATAGTGGTTAACAGTATGGTTAATGTATGGTTGTCTGGAGCATAGTGATTAACAGTATGGTTAATGTATGGTTGTGTTTAGCATAGTGGTTAACAGTATGGTTAAGGTATGGTTGTGTTTAGCATAGTGGTTAACAGTATAGTTAGTCATTGGTTGTGTTTAGCATAGTGGATAACAGTATGGTTAATGTATGGTTGTCTGGAGCATAGTGGTTAACAGTATGGTTAATGTATGGTTGTGTTTAGCATAGTGGTTAACAGTATGGTTAAGGTATGGTTGTGTTTAGCATAGTGGTTAACAGTATAGTTAGTCATTGGTTGTGTTTAGCATAGTGGATAACAGTATGGTTAATGTATGGTTGTCTGGAGCATAGTGATTAACAGTATGGTTAATGTATGGTTGTGTTTAGCATAGTGGTTAACAGTATGGTTAATGTATGGTTGTCTGGAGCATAGTGGTTAACAGTGTGGTTAATGTATGGTTGTGTTTAGTATAGTGGTTAACAGTATGGTTACTGTATGGTTGTGTTTCAGGAAAGAGTGTGTCATAGAAAAGCAGACACTGATGCTTAACTGGAACATGACTCACTTGTGGTAAGAGGAACAGGACACAGCTGGACACAGACTAAAGCTTTGTTAATGAGTCGAGATACATGTGTCTTCATTCGATGTCAGAGCAGCGCTCTAACCCGATGCCAGATTATCCCCTGCTTCCCTGCGTTAGCTTTGTGCACGAGCTTCAAATCTCAGAATTGGTTGTCTGTGTCGGTGCAGGCTTGCAgaggtgactgatgtagagtcaCAGGTTACTCTGTATGTACATTTTCTGGTTACTCTTGTCATGCTGCATTTAGTATTCTTTGACGTGATTGGTTACTCTGGTGACTCTGcatataatatttttaatctGATTGCTGTTTGGCTAAGTCCTTGGGGCTTTCTAATGAATGCCATTTGTTTGGAGCGGAATTGGAGTGAGACACCCCGCTGTCTTGGCTGAATCGCCTGCTTGCGTTTATGTTTAACAGAGGAGTTCCTCTGTGAGTAAAGGTTATGCAATAGCCATTTATGGTGTCGTTTTCTGCTGTAGCCGTCATGCGTTAGGTTAGTAACACTGGCCATTCAGTTGTTATCGCTGGTTTTTCAGGTGTTAGGTGAGTAACACTGGCCATTCAGTTGTTATCGCTGGTTTTTCAGGTGTTAGGTGAGTAACACTGGCCATTCAGTTGTTATCGCTGGTTTTTCAGGAAAGATGTGGGTGCCGAAGCAAAAGCCAATTGAGACGCGACAGGAGGAGGTGACGACCCTTGACCCTGAGCTGGAAGAAGCCTTGTCCAGTGCCACAGACACGGAGCTGTGTGACTTGGCAGGTACTGGCACGTTCACAAAGGGCAGCTTTGCCAGATTTCACTCTGTGTCGGCAGTTATGCAGCTTTGCCAGATTTCACTCTGTGTCGGCAGTTATGCAGCTTTGCCAGATTTCACTCTGTGTCGGCAGTTATGCAGCTTTGCCAGATTTCACTCTGTGTCGGCAGTTATGCAGCTTTGCCAGATTTCACTCTGTGTTATTTACTGAGGATGATTTTTCTGATGCTTGTTTCTTTAGCTATCCTTGGAGTCCACACTCTGGTGACCAGCGCACAAAGCTGTGAAGAGAAAGACGGATTCAACAGTGAGTGTCATTCGCGCTCACGTCTAGTCTCAACCACAGTCACTAGACACAGCCCctgagatcacagacacaagtcactcacatccacagtcactacacacagcccctgagatcacagacacaagtcACTCACATCCACAGTCACTACACACAGCCCCTGAGATCACAAAACAAGTCACTCACATCCACAGTCACTAGACACAGCCCctgagatcacagacacaagtcACTCACATCCACAGTCACTAGACACAGCCCctgagatcacagacacaagtcACTCACATTCAGTCACTAGACACAGCCCctgagatcacagacacaagtcACTCACATTCAGTCACTAGACACAGCCCctgagatcacagacacaagtcactcacattcagtctctacacacagcccctgagatcacagacacaagtcACTCACATCCACAGTCACTACACACAGCCCCTGAGATCACAAAACAAGTCACTCACATCCACAGTCACTAGACACAGCCCctgagatcacagacacaagtcACTCACATCCACAGTCACTAGACACAGCCCctgagatcacagacacaagtcACTCACATTCAGTCACTAGACACAGCCCctgagatcacagacacaagtcACTCACATTCAGTCACTAGACACAGCCCctgagatcacagacacaagtcACTCACATTCAGTCACTAGACACAGCCCctgagatcacagacacaagtcactcacattcagtctctacacacagcccctgagatcacagacacaagtcactcacattcagtctctacacacagcccctgagatcacagacacaagtcactcacatccacagtctctACACACAGCCCCTGAGATCACGGACACAAGTCACTCACATCCACAGTCACTACACACATTCCctgagatcacagacacaagtcACTCACATTCAATCTCTACACACAGCCCCTGAGATCACGGACACAAGTcactcacatccacagtctctacacacagcccctgagatcacagacacaagtcACTCACATTCAGTCACTAGACACAGCCCctgagatcacagacacaagtcACTCACATTCAGTCACTAGACACAGCCCCTGAGATCACAAAACAAGTCACTCACATCCACAGTCACTACACACAGCCCCTGAGATCACGGACACAAGTCACTCACATCCACAGTCACTAGACACAGCCCCTGAGATCACGGACACAAGTCACTCACATCCACAGTCACTAGACACAGCCCctgagatcacagacacaagtcactcacatccacagtctctACACACAGCCCCTGAGATCACGGACACAAGTCACTCACATCCACAGTCACTAGACACAGCCCctgagatcacagacacaagtcactcacatccacagtctctACACACAGCCCCTGAGATCACAGAAACAAGTCACTCACATCCACAGTCACTACACACAGCCCctgagatcacagacacaagtcactcacatccacagtcactacacacagcccctgagatcacagacacaagtcACTCAGATGAAACCTGTGCTCATGGCACAATATCGTGCTGGTAGCATTCAGTATTTATAGTCAGTGATGGTGTTTAGTCATGCAAAGCCTCAGTGTTTTACCATTAACATTAAGTTATcgggaaaaaaacaatggaaaattaCTCTCCTCATGATGTgttgataaaataaatatagctgTCTTGGTGGTTGTTAAGTGTGTTTAAGGCTTTTGATGTTGATGTGATTAGGAGACGGTGTGTGCTGTTTTGCAGATGTTATTAAAGGGGAAAAAGTTAAACCAGTCTTTGATGAGCCACCAAACCCCACTAACGTGGAGGAGACTCTGCAGAGAATAAAGACCAACGATGCCACCCTTACAGAAGTCAACCTGAACAACATTAAggttgtgcctgtgtgtccgtatgtctctgtgtgtgtctgtgcctgtgtgtctgtctgagtgtctgtctgtgtctgtatgtctgtgtgtcttaacaggtttttttttttttcgctgttcTTCAGAACATTCCCATTCCAACGCTCAAGGACTTTGCGAAGGCCATGGAGACCAACACACATGTTAAAAAATTCAGCTTGGCTGCCACAAGGAGCAATGACCCAGTTGCTGTGGTGAGAATCCTATCTCAACAATGGAAATGATGAAAAACTGTTCTCCTCATAGAAATAAATGCTTGTAATAGGCACATGCACTTAAATTTGTATTTTCACGCAGATCCTTAATGTGTATCTTGTTTTCGCTTGCGATTGCTCATTTTGAAGACtagtttttcctgttttatttgcCTGTAGTTGGGGTTGGGTTTGGGGAACTACTGCATTCTGAAGctgaatgtgggtgtgttgtaGGCTTTCAGTGATGAGCTGATTGTGGGTGTGTTGTAGGCTTTCAGTGATGAGctgaatgtgggtgtgttgtaGGCTTTCAGTGATGAGctgaatgtgggtgtgttgtaGGCTTTCAGTGATGAGctgaatgtgggtgtgttgtaGGCTTTCAGTGATGAGCTGATTGTGGGTGTGTTGTAGGCTTTCAGTGATGAGctgaatgtgggtgtgttgtaGGCTTTCAGTGATGAGctgaatgtgggtgtgttgtaGGCTTTCAGTGATGAGctgaatgtgggtgtgttgtaGGCTTTCAGTGATGAGCTGATTGTGGGTGTGTTGTAGGCTTTCAGTGATGAGCTGATTGTGGGTGTGTTGTAGGCTTTCAGTGATAtgctgagagagaacaagacgTTGAAGAGTCTGAATCTGGAGTCAAACTTCATCACCAGCGCCGGTGTTCAGGCTTTAGTGGAAGCTCTCCGAGACAACGACACGCTTTCTGAAATCAAGATTGATAATCAGGTAGGAGCGACAGCAGGACCAGCTTATGCTTTCTGAATAATTCCCTTATTGGTTGAGCTCAGTTTCTCATTGTGTGAGGATTTGTTTTGACCCTGTAACATgtaacatgcagacagactgtgagagactgtaacatgcagacagactgtgagagactgtaacatgcagacagactgtgagagactgtaacatgcagacagactgtgagagactgtaacatgcagacagactgtgagagactgcacaatgcagacagactgtgagagactgtaacatgcagacagactgtgagagactgtaacatgcagacagactgtgagagactgtaacatgcagacagactgtgagagactgtaacatgcagacagactgtgagagactgtaacatgcagacagactgtgagagactgtaacatgcagacagactgtgagagactgcacagtgcagacagactgtgagagactgtacattgcagacagactgtgagagactgtaacatgcagacagactgtgagagactgtacattgcagacagactgtgagagactgtaacatgcagacagactgtgagagactgtaacatgcagacagactgtgagagactgtaacatgcagacagactgtgagagactgtaacATGCAGCCCTCTGTTCCCCCCCGCAGCGGCAGCAGCTGGGCACTAATGTAGAGATGGAAATTGCCAAGATGCTGGAAGAGAACACAAGCATCATCAAGTTTGGTTACCACTTCACCCAGCAGGGCCCCAGGGCCAGGGCCGCCGCAGCCATCACCAAGAACAACGACCTGGGTAAGAGAGTGAGTCTCAAACAGTGTGGTCTCAGGGGACACACCTCAGTCTTCCAGACCCCCGACTACCCATGTGCCCTGACAAGAGTTACCAACTCTGCTCAAACACTGTGAAAACAACATAGATATTCTCTTATATGAAACaaatcatgtctttttttttgttgttggccTGACCTGTCTTTAAGGCcacatgtgtatgtgaaaggGTTAATGAGGgaattacatgtgtgtgtgaaagggttAGGATCAATGAGGGaactacatgtgtgtgtgaaagggttagggtcaatgagggaaagggttagggtcagtgagggaaagggttagggtcagtgagggaaagggttagggtcagtgagggaaagggttagggtcagtgagggaaagggttagggtcaatgagggaaagggttagggtcagtgagggaaagggttagggtcaatgagggaaagggttagggtcaatgagggaaagggttagggtcagtgagggaaagggttagggtcaatgagggaaagggttagggtcaatgagggaaagggttagggtcagtgagggaaagggttagggtcagtgagggaaagggttagggtcaatgagggaaagggttagggtcagtgagggaaagggttagggtcaatgagggaaagggttagggtcagtgAGGGAAAGGGTAAGGGTTAatgagggaaagggttagggtcagtgagggaaagggttagggtcagtgagggaaagggttagggtcaatgagggaaagggttagggtcagtgagggaaagggttagggtcaatgagggaaagggttagggtcagtgAGGGAAAGGGTAAGGGTTAatgagggaaagggttagggtcagtgagggaaagggttagggtcagtgagggaaagggttagggtcagtgagggaaagggttagggtcaatgagggaaagggttagggtcagtgagggaaagggttagggtcaatgagggaaagggttagggtcagtgagggaaagggttggggtcagtgagggaaagggttagggtcaatgagggaaagggttagggtcagtgagggaaagggttagggtcagtgagggaaagggttagggtcaatgagggaaagggttagggtcaatgagggaaagggttagggtcaaTGAGGGAAAGGGTAAGGGTTAatgagggaaagggttagggtcaatgagggaaagggttagggtcaatgagggaaagggttagggttaatgaGGGaactacatgtgtgtgtgaaaggctGGTGAGTCTTAATGAGGGAAATGTAATTATTGAAATCCCTGGTGCTCTGCCATTTCCTGTGGTGGATACAGTATGCTCCCCTCTCTAGCTTTAAAACAGTATGTTAGGACTTCCTGTTTACATGCCAAAAAgtgctgtttccatggtaacgcTGTGCTGTTGTCCTGCTCAGGGTTCCCTGGAGGGTGTTATATGATCTGTGTGTCGCTTTTCTCTCCGCTGAAGTTGGGAAACTGGTCCTTCTTCTGCACAAGCAGCTTTTCAGGCAccgtgttcatgtgtgtgactgtcacacagccacacacacacacacacacacacacacacacacaggcagtgtaTGGTGT from Chanos chanos chromosome 2, fChaCha1.1, whole genome shotgun sequence includes these protein-coding regions:
- the tmod2 gene encoding tropomodulin-2, with amino-acid sequence MALPFKKDLEKYKELDEDEILNKLSEEELKQLENALEEMDPENALLPAGLRQKDQTSKPATGPFNRERLLSYLEKQALEYQDREDYVPFTGERKGKMWVPKQKPIETRQEEVTTLDPELEEALSSATDTELCDLAAILGVHTLVTSAQSCEEKDGFNNVIKGEKVKPVFDEPPNPTNVEETLQRIKTNDATLTEVNLNNIKNIPIPTLKDFAKAMETNTHVKKFSLAATRSNDPVAVAFSDMLRENKTLKSLNLESNFITSAGVQALVEALRDNDTLSEIKIDNQRQQLGTNVEMEIAKMLEENTSIIKFGYHFTQQGPRARAAAAITKNNDLVRKRRMERDM